A window from Verrucomicrobiota bacterium encodes these proteins:
- a CDS encoding DUF58 domain-containing protein translates to MAQPLLSRFPMEGTVSGQHKSPHRGSSVEFAEYRNYVPGDDIRRLDWRVLGRTDRYYMKEYEAETNLRGYLVLDCSASMKFMGKHARKFDLARRLVATLAYLIVHQGDAAGLLCVSEKKVFDIPPKRNPAHLQLICETLDKAEPRGETGLVAALHDLAEKVRRRALIMVFSDFFADPDELLSCFQHLRFQKHDLVVFHLLDRMELDFQFERPVRFLDLESSFSLVTEPASIRIEYLHQLHLYLERLKAGCHEFKTDYRQVLTDQDYGNVLADFLVERAQQAALSAAG, encoded by the coding sequence ATGGCTCAGCCGCTGTTGTCGCGCTTTCCTATGGAGGGGACCGTCTCCGGCCAGCACAAAAGCCCGCATCGCGGCTCGAGCGTCGAGTTCGCCGAGTATCGCAATTACGTGCCGGGCGATGATATCCGCCGGCTGGACTGGCGCGTGTTGGGCCGGACCGACCGCTACTACATGAAGGAATACGAGGCGGAGACGAATTTGCGTGGCTACCTCGTTCTGGATTGCAGCGCGTCCATGAAGTTCATGGGGAAGCACGCCCGAAAGTTCGATCTCGCCAGACGCCTCGTCGCCACACTCGCCTACTTGATCGTCCACCAGGGCGACGCCGCCGGTTTGCTTTGCGTCAGCGAAAAGAAAGTGTTCGACATTCCGCCCAAGCGCAATCCCGCGCACCTGCAATTGATCTGCGAGACGCTGGACAAAGCGGAACCGCGCGGCGAAACGGGCCTGGTCGCCGCGCTCCATGATCTCGCGGAGAAAGTTCGACGCCGGGCGTTGATCATGGTGTTTTCGGATTTCTTTGCAGATCCGGACGAGCTGCTCAGTTGCTTTCAGCATCTGCGCTTTCAAAAGCACGACCTGGTCGTGTTTCATCTCCTCGACCGAATGGAACTCGATTTTCAGTTTGAGCGGCCGGTGCGGTTTCTGGATCTGGAAAGCTCGTTCAGCCTCGTGACGGAGCCGGCGTCGATCCGGATCGAATACCTGCATCAACTGCACCTTTACTTGGAGCGCTTGAAAGCCGGTTGCCACGAATTCAAAACGGACTATCGCCAGGTGCTGACCGACCAGGACTACGGGAATGTGCTCGCGGATTTCCTCGTCGAACGGGCGCAGCAAGCGGCGCTTTCGGCAGCGGGATAA
- a CDS encoding MoxR family ATPase, with product MSEPTKPAGKNAPGPAAAKIVPLPSAATKDGDVAATDELRRIYESMRAELAKIIIGQDDVIEEMLICILARGHALLMGVPGLAKTTIVNSLAQVMSLQFSRIQFTPDLMPSDITGTDILQDTDQPGRRQFVFTKGPVFANIILADEINRTPPKTQSALLEAMQEHRVTVAGRFFSLPTPFFVLATQNPIEQEGTYPLPEAQLDRFMFFIHVDYPSHDEERRIARETTGAPPAPLQKLINGEEVTRFQDLVQRVPVPDHIYDTAVALVRRTRPRSEEAPEWLRKWVTWGAGPRAVQYLVRGAKAHAILHGSYLVRMEDLEAVAQPVLTHRILTNFQAQSEGITSTFIVDRLLEENRMEAQRA from the coding sequence ATGAGTGAACCTACGAAACCGGCCGGCAAGAACGCGCCCGGCCCAGCAGCCGCGAAGATTGTCCCTCTGCCTTCAGCGGCCACCAAAGACGGCGACGTCGCCGCGACCGACGAGCTTCGCCGCATTTACGAAAGCATGCGCGCGGAACTGGCCAAGATCATCATCGGCCAGGACGACGTGATCGAGGAAATGTTGATCTGCATCCTGGCGCGCGGGCATGCGTTGCTGATGGGCGTGCCCGGACTGGCCAAGACCACGATCGTCAATTCGCTCGCCCAGGTGATGTCCCTGCAATTCAGCCGCATTCAATTCACGCCCGACCTCATGCCGTCGGACATCACGGGCACGGATATTTTGCAGGACACGGATCAGCCGGGCCGCCGCCAGTTCGTGTTTACCAAAGGCCCCGTGTTCGCGAACATCATTCTCGCGGACGAGATCAACCGCACGCCGCCCAAAACGCAATCCGCGCTGCTCGAAGCGATGCAAGAACATCGCGTCACCGTGGCCGGGCGCTTCTTCTCGTTGCCGACGCCATTTTTCGTTCTCGCCACGCAGAATCCCATCGAACAGGAAGGGACGTATCCGTTGCCCGAAGCGCAGTTGGATCGGTTCATGTTTTTCATCCACGTGGATTATCCGAGTCATGACGAGGAACGGCGCATCGCGCGTGAAACCACCGGCGCGCCGCCCGCTCCCCTGCAAAAGCTGATCAACGGGGAGGAAGTCACGCGCTTCCAGGATTTGGTGCAACGCGTCCCGGTGCCCGACCACATTTACGACACAGCCGTGGCGCTGGTCCGGCGGACGCGTCCGCGTTCGGAAGAAGCGCCCGAATGGCTGCGCAAATGGGTGACGTGGGGCGCGGGGCCGCGCGCCGTGCAGTACTTGGTTCGCGGCGCCAAGGCCCACGCGATTTTGCACGGAAGTTATCTGGTGCGCATGGAAGATCTCGAAGCCGTGGCGCAACCGGTCCTCACGCACCGCATTCTGACCAACTTCCAGGCGCAGTCCGAAGGCATCACCAGCACCTTCATCGTGGATCGGCTGTTGGAAGAGAACCGAATGGAGGCGCAGCGTGCCTGA
- a CDS encoding DUF1549 domain-containing protein: MNHGSSKFGLARLLRAALGFFCGLVASADLTVSAGSSSADRTSEPRSRNQSWALRKLTDPQPPAVVRSDWPINALDRFVLPRHEAEGLAPSARADRRTLLRRVTFDLIGLPPTPEELQDFLNDDSPRAYEKVVDRLLVSPHFGERWARHWLDVVRFAESDGFERNTLRPHAWPYRDWVIQAFNDDLPYPEFVRLQLAGDVLKPDDPGAVVATGYLVTGPYDLSGTTAGTEAMRAATRQDQLEDLVGSLGQTFLGLTIECARCHDHKYDPVPQREYYQIAAALGGVWPGAREFLSEKARNEAQQKHRELAAEIEKVRPRVSAIEGVHRRQVEADLRAEAVKSAAASEAKASHALEDAAVKLVETKKKAEAANDSDQAKLAKELEKARENLASKGREWENTKSAVAKARESKPHAPYGMILDRLPEERRSEYRRLVFEVSHLEMRQRWLESGSVNAIVPKQPQLFRMLNRGDFRSPGEVVGPGGISAVEGLPADFGLPPDAPEAQRRVRLAEWITDPKNPLLARVVVNRLWHYHFGTGLVETPNDLGANGARPSHPELLDWLAGELIRERWSLKKLHRLVVTSACYQQASRWNAEASRWTAPTRRSRFRVGR, translated from the coding sequence ATGAACCACGGCAGTTCCAAGTTTGGCCTGGCGCGGCTGCTGCGCGCGGCCCTCGGGTTTTTCTGCGGCCTCGTTGCAAGTGCTGACTTGACCGTATCTGCAGGATCGTCCAGCGCGGACAGGACTTCGGAGCCACGCTCGCGCAACCAGTCGTGGGCGCTGCGCAAGCTGACCGACCCGCAGCCTCCAGCCGTGGTCCGAAGCGATTGGCCGATCAATGCCCTCGACCGCTTCGTTTTGCCCCGGCATGAAGCCGAAGGTTTGGCGCCATCCGCGCGCGCCGATCGGAGGACCTTGCTCCGCCGCGTGACGTTTGACCTGATCGGCCTTCCGCCCACGCCGGAGGAACTTCAAGATTTTCTGAATGACGATTCGCCGCGCGCTTACGAGAAAGTCGTGGACCGCCTTCTGGTTTCGCCTCATTTCGGCGAGCGCTGGGCGCGGCATTGGCTGGACGTGGTTCGCTTTGCGGAAAGCGATGGATTCGAGCGGAATACGCTGCGGCCCCACGCCTGGCCGTATCGGGATTGGGTCATTCAAGCGTTCAATGACGACTTGCCTTACCCGGAATTCGTGCGGCTGCAATTGGCTGGCGACGTTCTCAAACCGGACGATCCCGGAGCCGTGGTTGCCACTGGTTACCTTGTCACTGGTCCATACGATCTATCGGGCACGACCGCCGGCACCGAGGCGATGCGGGCCGCAACGCGGCAGGATCAGTTGGAAGACCTCGTCGGCAGCCTCGGCCAAACGTTCCTCGGCCTGACGATTGAATGCGCGCGCTGTCACGACCACAAGTACGATCCCGTGCCGCAAAGGGAGTATTACCAGATTGCGGCGGCCCTGGGCGGCGTCTGGCCGGGCGCGCGTGAATTCCTTTCCGAGAAGGCTCGGAATGAAGCGCAGCAAAAGCATCGAGAACTGGCCGCGGAAATCGAAAAAGTTCGCCCGCGTGTATCCGCAATCGAAGGGGTCCACCGAAGGCAAGTCGAAGCGGATCTTCGGGCCGAGGCTGTCAAATCCGCCGCAGCTTCCGAAGCCAAGGCCAGCCATGCTTTGGAAGACGCTGCGGTCAAACTTGTCGAGACTAAGAAGAAGGCGGAAGCCGCGAACGACTCCGACCAGGCCAAACTGGCGAAGGAACTGGAGAAGGCGAGGGAGAATCTGGCCAGCAAAGGAAGGGAATGGGAGAACACCAAGTCCGCGGTCGCAAAAGCTCGCGAATCCAAACCGCACGCGCCTTACGGCATGATCCTCGACCGGTTGCCGGAAGAACGGCGTTCGGAATATCGGCGGCTGGTTTTTGAGGTGTCCCACCTGGAGATGCGCCAGCGGTGGCTGGAGAGCGGATCGGTGAACGCGATTGTTCCGAAGCAGCCGCAGCTCTTTCGCATGCTGAATCGCGGTGACTTTCGAAGCCCTGGCGAAGTCGTCGGCCCGGGGGGCATTTCGGCGGTGGAAGGTCTGCCCGCGGATTTCGGCCTGCCGCCGGATGCGCCGGAAGCGCAACGCCGCGTCAGGCTGGCCGAGTGGATCACCGATCCGAAGAATCCGCTGCTGGCTCGCGTGGTGGTCAATCGCCTGTGGCATTATCATTTCGGCACCGGCCTGGTCGAAACTCCGAACGACCTGGGCGCGAACGGAGCGCGGCCTTCGCATCCGGAGTTGCTCGACTGGCTGGCGGGCGAGTTGATCCGCGAGCGTTGGAGCCTGAAAAAACTGCACCGCCTCGTCGTCACTTCGGCCTGCTACCAGCAAGCATCGCGGTGGAACGCGGAAGCCTCTCGCTGGACTGCGCCGACCCGTCGATCTCGATTCCGCGTCGGACGGTGA